AAAATAATGGGTTTCAAATACGAATTATCAATAAAGACATTGCATGGTGGTCGATTGTACAATCATATCCTTTATTGATGAGACAAGAAAAGTCCAATGATTGGGACTTTAAACAAATTGACGATGAAACATTGGAGAACTTAAATAATGAAAGTATCGATACGATTGGGCGTGTTTTAGAAATTGAAATATACAATCATCAAGGTGACCCTCAACAAAGTTTATATAACATTTATGAACAAAATGATTTGTTATTCATTCGATACCCATTAAAAGATAAAGTGCTGAATGTTCATATTGGTGTCATTAATACATTTATACGAGAATTATTTGGATTCGATACTGATGAAAATCATATTAATAAAGCAGAGGAGTAATGACGTTGAGTGGAAAAATTAGTGTTAAAGCTGAAACGATTGCACATGTTGTAAAAGAATTGGAAAGCATAAGTCAAAAGTATGATGAAATAGCTCAAAACTTTGGAAAAATAGCGCAATTAAATTACTACAGTAGTGAAAAAGCTGCACATTCTATGGAAAATGGCTATAGTAGTGCTGCAACAGTCATTAGTGGTCTCAAAGGTCCATTGAGTACACTCGGTGGTGGCGTCATGAATTCAGCACAAAAGTTCTTTGAAGCAGATGAACATTGGGGTACGGAATTTGCCAAGCTTTACTATAATATTGAGGGATAGGTGCATGACATGACAAAAGATATTGAATATCTAACAGCTGATTATGACAATGAAAAGTCATCTATCCAAAGTGTAATAGATGCAATAGAGGGTCAAGACTTCTTAGATGTAGATACAACAATGGATGATGCGGTAAGCGATGTCAGTTCTTTAGACGAAGATGGCGCAATATCATTAACAAGTAGTGTAGTAGGTCCACAAGGATCTAAATTAATGGGGTATTATCAAAATGAGTTATATGATTATGCATCTCAATTAGATTCGAAAATGAAAGAAATTATTGACACGCCATTTATAGAAGATATAGATAAAGCATTCAAAGGTATAACGAATGTTAAATTGGAAAATATACTAATTAAAAATGGTGGTGGACATGGTAGAGATACCTATGGGGCTTCTGGGAAAATTGCAAAGGGAGATGCCAAGAAAAGTGACAGCGATGTTTATAGCATCGATGAAATATTAAAATCGGATCAAGAATTTGTAAAAGTAATTGATCAGCATTACAAAGAAATGAAAAAAGAAGATAAGAAATTATCTAAAAGTGATTTTGAAAAAATGATGACTCAGGGCGCTTCTTGTGATTACATGACAGTAGCTGAAGCGGAAGAGCTAGAGGAGCAAAAGAAAAAAGAAGAAGCTATAGAGATTGCAGCACTAGCTGGTATGGTAGTTTTATCTTGTATTAATCCTGTTGCTGGAGCAGTAGCTATTGGTGCTTATTCCGCTTATTCAGCAGCAAATGCAGCCACAGGAAAAAATATTGTAACTGGAAGAAAGCTATCTAAAGAAGAACGAATCATGGAAGGACTTTCGCTTATTCCATTGCCAGGTATGGGCTTCCTCAAAGGTGCTGGGAAAAGTTTAATGAAATTAGGCTTCAAAGGCGGAGAAAAATTTGCAGTTAAAACAGGATTGCAAAAGACAATGCAACAAGCAGTTAGTCGTATTTCACCTAAAATGGGAATGATGAAAAACAGTGTGTTGAATCAATCTCGTAACTTTGCTCAAAATACTCATGTTGGACAAATGCTGAGTAACATGCGTGGTCAAGCAACTCATACTGTTCAACAAAGTAGAAATTGGATTGGACAACAAGCACAAAATGTCAAACGAATAGTGAATAATGGACTTGATAAAGAAATAGCACATCCATTTAAACAACAACTTGCACCAGCGGGAATGGGTGGTATAAAATTTGCTGAAACAACTACTTTGAGAAACATGGGTCAAAACATAAAGCGTGCTGTTACACCACAAAATCACGTGACACATGGTCCAAAAGATAGTATGGTGAGAAGTGAAGGCAAACATAGTATAAGTAGCCATGAAATGAATTCATCAAAGTATGTTGAATCACCAAACTACACCAAGGTTGAATTCGGAGAACACTATGCAAGACTTAGACCTAAGAAACTAAAGGCGAATATTGAATACACAACACCTACTGGTCACATATATCGAACCGATCATAAAGGTCGCATAAAAGAAGTTTATGTAGACAATCTCTCTCTAAAAGATGGGGATCGTAATAGCCATGCACAAAGAACTGTGGGGGGAGAGGATAGATTACCAGACGATGATGGAGGTCACTTAATCGCTAGAATGTTTGGTGGTTCAAAAGACATTGATAACCTTGTGGCACAAAGTAAATTTATCAACCGTCCATTTAAGGAGAAAGGTCATTGGTATAATCTTGAGAAAGAGTGGCAAGAGTTCTTAAACTCTGGGAAAGAGGTGAAAAATATTAAAATGGAAGTAAAATATAGCGGTAATAGTCAAAGACCGACTATATTTAAAGTTGAATATGAAATTAATGGTGAAAGAAATATTAGAAGAATATTAAATAAGTAGAGGTGCCAACATGACATTTGAAGAGAAGCTTAGCAAAATATACAATGAAATTGCGAATGAGATTAGCAGTATGATACCGGTAGAGTGGGAAAAAGTATATACAATGGCTTATATAGATGATGGAGGAGGTGAAGTATTCTTTAATTATACTAAACCAGGTAGTGATGACTTGAATTATTACACCAATATACCTAAGGAGTATAACATTTCTGTGCAAGTATTTGATGATTTATGGATGGATTTATATGATTTATTTGAGGAGTTAAGAGATTTATTTAAAGAAGAAGATTTAGAACCATGGACATCATGCGAATTTGATTTTACAAGAGAAGGTGAATTAAAAGTTTCATTTGATTATATTGATTGGATAAATTCAGAATTTGGTCAAATAGGTCGACAAAATTACTATAAGTATAGAAAATTTGGAATTTTACCAGAAACGGAATATGAAATTAATAAAGTTAAAGAAATCGAGCAATATATTAAAGAGCTAGAAGAATAAACTATCTTAATGTAAGACTAAACAATAAAGCTTTGTTTAGTCTTTTTAGCGTTTAAGTAAAAAGCAATAGATACCGTAAAGTTGATGCTCATCAAATAATAATATAAAGATAATTTTAGGTTTTTAAACTTTTAATCGAAAAGAATCTAAGTTTATAGCTTTAAATACGTAATATGCTATTTAAAAAATAATGTATAGGAGATAGATATGACTACTAAAGAAAATATTGATACTCTTCGAAAGCCAGGCGCACAAGCCTTAAGTTTAATATCATTGTTTTTGATACTTTTTTCATGTTTGACTTTCTTTTTTGGTTTAGATTATGAAAGGTTTCCAAATTATTTAAAGATAACGACAATTATAGAATTAATAATTATTGTAATTAGTTTACTTCAATGGATTAGATTTATAGATTTCGAAAAAGAAAGTGCACAGAAATATAAAAAAATATATGCTCGATTTTTAGTTGTTATAAATGTGTTAACTACTATCACTGTAGTATTTGCACTGTGTAATCTTTATTATTTTGCAGCTGTACAAAACCATTATGATTTATTTAATTATTGGTTGATGGGTTCGATTTCAATCATAATTAGCTATTTATTATTAGTAATTGGCGGAATGTTCACGTTATTAAAATTACCTAAAGTAACAAAACGTTGGGGTGGTAAAACTAAAACACATTTCGGTTTATTATTAACTGCGTTGAGCTCATTTATATATATTGAAAAAATTATCGAATATATATTGGTTCCTAATGTCGTAGAATCTAAGTTTATAATTATTGTGAGCATGTTGGTTATCGCTGGAGCACAATTTGTGGCATTTCAATTTATTATGCAATACAGTAGATTCTATATTTTTGAATTAAACACTGAAGATGATGACTAAACAATTTTATAAATTCTGTGAAGTATACTTATATATAAGATAATCAACTTCAACGTATATCACCATATTATTTTATACTCAATGATGTGAATGGATTTAAGTGGATTGATATTAAAGTAAAAGTTATGGAATATTGAGGTGTGAATATGGAGTTCTTATTATTAATTGTCGTAGCCGGACTGTATTATATTATATATTTAACTGCTGTGATGTATTCTGAAAAAATAGTAGTATTGCCTATAATCATCTATGCCATTGTGTTTGTAATAATTGGTATCACTTATATCTTTATAGGCGACAGCTATGATCAATTAACAAATTTCAATGTGATTTTGTATATGGGG
The genomic region above belongs to Staphylococcus aureus and contains:
- a CDS encoding DUF5079 family protein, with protein sequence MTTKENIDTLRKPGAQALSLISLFLILFSCLTFFFGLDYERFPNYLKITTIIELIIIVISLLQWIRFIDFEKESAQKYKKIYARFLVVINVLTTITVVFALCNLYYFAAVQNHYDLFNYWLMGSISIIISYLLLVIGGMFTLLKLPKVTKRWGGKTKTHFGLLLTALSSFIYIEKIIEYILVPNVVESKFIIIVSMLVIAGAQFVAFQFIMQYSRFYIFELNTEDDD
- a CDS encoding DNA/RNA non-specific endonuclease, whose translation is MTKDIEYLTADYDNEKSSIQSVIDAIEGQDFLDVDTTMDDAVSDVSSLDEDGAISLTSSVVGPQGSKLMGYYQNELYDYASQLDSKMKEIIDTPFIEDIDKAFKGITNVKLENILIKNGGGHGRDTYGASGKIAKGDAKKSDSDVYSIDEILKSDQEFVKVIDQHYKEMKKEDKKLSKSDFEKMMTQGASCDYMTVAEAEELEEQKKKEEAIEIAALAGMVVLSCINPVAGAVAIGAYSAYSAANAATGKNIVTGRKLSKEERIMEGLSLIPLPGMGFLKGAGKSLMKLGFKGGEKFAVKTGLQKTMQQAVSRISPKMGMMKNSVLNQSRNFAQNTHVGQMLSNMRGQATHTVQQSRNWIGQQAQNVKRIVNNGLDKEIAHPFKQQLAPAGMGGIKFAETTTLRNMGQNIKRAVTPQNHVTHGPKDSMVRSEGKHSISSHEMNSSKYVESPNYTKVEFGEHYARLRPKKLKANIEYTTPTGHIYRTDHKGRIKEVYVDNLSLKDGDRNSHAQRTVGGEDRLPDDDGGHLIARMFGGSKDIDNLVAQSKFINRPFKEKGHWYNLEKEWQEFLNSGKEVKNIKMEVKYSGNSQRPTIFKVEYEINGERNIRRILNK
- a CDS encoding DUF5081 family protein, coding for MKDVKRIDYFSYEELTILGGSKLPLVNFELFDPSNFEEAKAALIEKELVTENDKLTDAGFKVATLVREYISAIVNIRINDMYFAPFSYEKDEYILLSRFKNNGFQIRIINKDIAWWSIVQSYPLLMRQEKSNDWDFKQIDDETLENLNNESIDTIGRVLEIEIYNHQGDPQQSLYNIYEQNDLLFIRYPLKDKVLNVHIGVINTFIRELFGFDTDENHINKAEE
- a CDS encoding TIGR01741 family protein, which gives rise to MTFEEKLSKIYNEIANEISSMIPVEWEKVYTMAYIDDGGGEVFFNYTKPGSDDLNYYTNIPKEYNISVQVFDDLWMDLYDLFEELRDLFKEEDLEPWTSCEFDFTREGELKVSFDYIDWINSEFGQIGRQNYYKYRKFGILPETEYEINKVKEIEQYIKELEE
- the esxD gene encoding type VII secretion system extracellular protein EsxD; its protein translation is MTLSGKISVKAETIAHVVKELESISQKYDEIAQNFGKIAQLNYYSSEKAAHSMENGYSSAATVISGLKGPLSTLGGGVMNSAQKFFEADEHWGTEFAKLYYNIEG